From Clostridium sp. SY8519:
AAAGTCTTGATAAAAAACACGCATAAGACCAGCAGCATCGCCGGTTTCACAAATTTGACCCCGCCCCGCTCAAACATCGTGGAACCAATATAATTTCCGAGAATATTAAATCCCCCTGCCGCAATGCCCAGCGGTAGGAGCACCACGCCATTGAGCAGAAAGACCACCAGCGCGCTGATATTGGTGCTCAGGTTGATCACCTTGGTTACCCCGTTTGCCTCATCCAGGCGAAGCTTTGCGAATGCTGTGAGAAGCAGGATCAGGAAGGTTCCCGTGCCGGGGCCGTAAAACCCGTCGTACACGCCGATCACCAGCGCAATAAGGATGCTCACCAAGATCATCTTTCCTTCCGGCAGTTCCTCCTGGTCTGTCCGAAATGCCCTGCCCCGCATAATATACAGGGCGGTCAGGGGCAGGATCACCAGCATGACGATCCGGAAGATTCTGTCCGAAAGCAACAGAGCCAGATGCGCCCCGATATTGGAACCGACCATTGCCATCACGACAGCGCTGATGGCCACTTTCCAGCGGACATAGCCGGCGCGGGCATATTTCCATGTGGCAATGGAAGTGCCCATGGAGGAACTCATCTTGTTGGTGGCAATGGCATTATGCACCGGCAGCCCGGCGATCATATAAGCAGGGAGCGAAACCAGTCCGCCGCCGCCTGCGATGGCATCAATTAAGCCCGCCAGGAAAACCAGCGGGCAAATAATCAGATATTGTACTGCAGTGATATTCATACGTGTCCCCTGTATCAAAGATTTTGTCAGCAGGCCTCATCGTATCACAAATTGCCGCAGTTGTATACACTTCCGTGTGCATATCATGCCATATGGTACATCCCTTTCTTGATCAAATCCGTATGACAGAAAAAACACCCCGGCGTCATACCACTGGTATCCTGCCGGGATGCTCTGCTCTGCCTCATGGCATCTGTTCTGTCTCATGGATCTGTTCTGTCTCATCCTTCAGCATGTTCAAAAGCTTCACTAAACGGTCCGCATTCCTTCCGAGAATCCGAACCACCGGATGTCCGCCGGCGGTTCTTGTCACGCCGCCTTCCATATCCGGCGTGTCATCGATCCGCTGTCTGGCAGCCTCGATCCACTGCTCTTCTTTCGGGATATTTATAAACAGAAGGGTGCCCAGATGGGTATAGCCTTCATACATGCCGAACCCTTCCATATCCATCTGCCCCGGCTCATAACAGGTATGATCCCGGTACAGCAGTTTTTCTCCCTGCCGGATCCGGATGTCGTTCCGGTATTTCCGGTATCCGAATTTTTCTCCATGGGCGATCCGGCCGCAGGTCAGAACCTCTGTGAATACAAACTGCGAGGTTGCATCCTCCAGATGCACATTCAGTTCGCTCCGGTAGTCCGAGCCCGCAAAAGGAATGGTGGGAAGCGGCGTATATTCCAGCCGGGCGTTTTTCCCCACATACAGACTGGCGCTGCGGCTGGCATACCCCTGTTCCATCCGATGGATTTTGTCATAGGCCTGGGAGACAAACGCCATGTCCGCCCCTTCTTCCAGGCGGATTTCAAATTCCTGGCGGTCTCCTGCCATAATCCCTGCCGACGCGGTCAGAAGCATCACGGACATTTTGTTTTCTCTGTCATAAAAGGGGTGCATCACCTTAAACGGTGCGGTGAAGGACAGCTCAGACAGAATCGTCTTTCCGCCTTTTTTCGAGGCGGTGAGACACAGTCTGGATA
This genomic window contains:
- a CDS encoding sulfite exporter TauE/SafE family protein; its protein translation is MNITAVQYLIICPLVFLAGLIDAIAGGGGLVSLPAYMIAGLPVHNAIATNKMSSSMGTSIATWKYARAGYVRWKVAISAVVMAMVGSNIGAHLALLLSDRIFRIVMLVILPLTALYIMRGRAFRTDQEELPEGKMILVSILIALVIGVYDGFYGPGTGTFLILLLTAFAKLRLDEANGVTKVINLSTNISALVVFLLNGVVLLPLGIAAGGFNILGNYIGSTMFERGGVKFVKPAMLLVLCVFFIKTLVEMKN
- a CDS encoding urease accessory protein UreD translates to MENKFGKVSRLCLTASKKGGKTILSELSFTAPFKVMHPFYDRENKMSVMLLTASAGIMAGDRQEFEIRLEEGADMAFVSQAYDKIHRMEQGYASRSASLYVGKNARLEYTPLPTIPFAGSDYRSELNVHLEDATSQFVFTEVLTCGRIAHGEKFGYRKYRNDIRIRQGEKLLYRDHTCYEPGQMDMEGFGMYEGYTHLGTLLFINIPKEEQWIEAARQRIDDTPDMEGGVTRTAGGHPVVRILGRNADRLVKLLNMLKDETEQIHETEQMP